In Acanthopagrus latus isolate v.2019 chromosome 17, fAcaLat1.1, whole genome shotgun sequence, the following are encoded in one genomic region:
- the ice1 gene encoding little elongation complex subunit 1, with amino-acid sequence MMPGDSQSKTVAIAADATVGNCQNCSVLHQSLNEYVSSFLALKQKITVSDDSIRLQQQLEELQIKLAALEKKTADYECVRAELEEKKDALKAYGQMSEEMEKLKEENSRTATEKNKLEDQLKDIKELTETQSLENAQLKREKAAVENDLLQTQASLKKSQAQADRVEKLIEENATTTSIKEKLENKVGLLKDSVSKQNHQISQLTKEKTLLERHIDDLQVRLMRLERERNRECRSTTTQASVPEEPKVDKEKFRMLLENLWACVEPQQHHSANLLHLPESASKRVLPASPQSRLHSHPGDTSQSASQEISESRSHPVQTKATYTQLKSSPLKAIKQQACLHPTIAKKPGRSPKKSKRLSKAHKAEEACTDLGSSELSVEKILEMFTPMLSCISPLPDMMETKMESMETDAGGEKNHPTPSGDSVLPQHDEPSLITTSVSSHSPESSAVSVEKNVESPAVTTQEVENNSSEKGSKDLRQKELSDVNQTEDKSNTSAEETHPEKDLQTEQEPATVGLVSASSSASSSSSSSSPKLDTTVVIEAVSLNPESEKPSCNVNPTSICDTEHALGNAKADLSETITEMDVDASPDDVTGAETNTCDDGELHRGSDMTAVSEEAGGVQLITTSSISPTVTDSVRDSDAPNPNAEKGLEMGKSLQDFSGLGHDSEDSAVPKHLQNKECVSEDTDLPEDNPSSSGSSDGISRVSNENTAERLDSDSSMKPLREEDGHQVQGTEGADVKDSPSGSDGDNRPLSPCKSSPSKMEDGESHADQESDQAIAETPSKTEADIETLNSEILAHHVPSPSDKDKETKTVNCESLNKNTHSVCRQLSPTCLLPSVKLHTVETRPSPVKLNINGNSGFVSTDKRTLQPVLNAEEGGVIENTTVKDLPQNSLDANNHKVSKCKLGTVSPSTSSQQSDVATDGRNKRLETSSPSPRKIREEEPSPTADSATAQPPHGIGHVLSEMGPPLPRLLTPLSTPPKVGKSINPRQAIGKLSFPSPMERLASPTTPVQAHLTPNSRHLRSTSLNSPLPPSSPLQFGSATPKHAVPVPGRLPVTAMNSSPSSSSSPSQENSMRILDTMYPELSAHARTLNILRGNVGLGICSPESRTLPTTVVSQMSGFKSINSSSTAFTKTETRGGKRQSIGPPQPKSSKCLRLDDCSPAFSREQVPSSSSHRGEETTTPPSPRLTPQTMEAPSPSMEVREPAEKNAVVNILKKIEHQHFDLLPVIQSHMYVGNLPKKPVLRGEEKEVIDEILRSTVLKEDDMIFAILNKLKAENRDLSPNYTQALCRVYTAICRQRRDWEKAHILAYSILAEDFPDCAKLILFMVTTWPSVLSHRSSLCQAIHAVTKLKATEDLRRCLSAFLGWEKSPPCDIDELISRTLSDVRSGPSLSFTKHGRLGNDLGTEAWEHVFTLHLLCTHKKWKWTYNNVLSNELWPLMNTWVTQPRDQQAPVSDVTVATVLRLIGRLGQLGIKERCVSSVVTVANVINTFGRHGQAEGVPWEVQLAAIYCIYELSPCNPKQAMDALAGWRGDTSQRVPPAVTSCINQLASVCRQVRS; translated from the exons ATGATGCCAGGGGACAGTCAGTCCAAAACGGTAGCGATCGCCGCGGACGCGACGGTTGGAAACTGTCAAAACTGCTCTGTTTTGCACCAG AGCCTGAACGAGTATGTATCGTCATTTCTGGCTCTGAAGCAGAAGATAACGGTTTCAGA TGACTCAATCCGGCttcaacagcagctggaggagctgcagatcAAATTGGCTGCACTggagaaaaagacagcagattATGAATGTGTTCGAGCAGAGCTGGAAGAAAAGAAG gatGCTCTTAAAGCCTATGGCCAGATGTCTGAAGAGATGGAAAaactgaaggaggaaaacagcagGACAGCGACAGA GAAAAACAAGCTTGAAGACCAGCTGAAGGACATTAAAG AACTGACGGAAACTCAGTCTCTAGAAAATGCACAGCTGAAGAGGGAAAAGGCGGCGGTGGAAAACGATTTGCTCCAAACACAG GCATCTTTGAAGAAATCTCAGGCACAAGCAGATCGCGTTGAAAAGCTGATAGAGGAGAACGCAACCACAACAAGCAT aAAGGAAAAGCTTGAAAATAAAGTCGGACTGCTCAAAG ACTCCGTTTCCAAGCAGAATCATCAAATATCCCAACTGACCAAAGAGAAGACCTTACTAGAGAGACACATCGATGACCTCCAG GTGAGACTGATGAGGCTGGAAAGGGAAAGGAACAGAG AGTGCAGGAGCACAACAACTCAAGCAAGTGTACCTGAGGAGCCCAAAGTTGATAAAG AAAAGTTTCGGATGCTGCTTGAAAATTTGTGGGCATGTGTAGAACCTCAGCAGCACCACTCCGCAAACCTATTGCATCTACCTG AGTCCGCTTCCAAGCGAGTTCTACCCGCCTCGCCGCAAAGCAGACTGCACTCTCATCCGGGTGACACGTCGCAGTCTGCCTCTCAGGAGATCAGCGAATCCCGCAGTCACCCAGTACAGACAAAAGCCACATATACACAGTTAAAGTCCTCCCCCCTGAAAGCCATCAAGCAGCAAGCATGTCTGCACCCAACGATCGCCAAGAAGCCAGGGCGCTCTCCCAAAAAGAGCAAGCGATTGTCCAAAGCGCACAAAGCTGAGGAGGCATGTACGGACTTGGGTAGCTCTGAACTATCTGTTGAGAAGATACTGGAGATGTTCACACCAATGCTCTCCTGCATATCACCACTACCAGATATG ATGGAAACAAAGATGGAATCGATGGAGACAGatgctggaggagagaaaaaccaTCCCACGCCCTCTGGTGACTCTGTTCTTCCTCAACACGACGAGCCCTCACTCATCACAACATCGGTCTCAAGCCACTCCCCAGAATCTTCTGCCGTGTCAGTGGAGAAGAATGTGGAGTCGCCAGCAGTCACAACGCAGGAGGTGGAAAACAATTCCAGTGAAAAGGGCTCCAAAGACTTGAGACAAAAAGAGTTGAGTGACGTTAATCAAACAGAGGACAAAAGCAATACAAGTGCTGAAGAAACGCATCCGGAAAAAGACTTGCAGACTGAGCAGGAGCCAGCAACTGTAGGCTTAGTctcagcatcatcatcagcttcttcttcttcttcttcttcttcacccaAGCTGGATACAACAGTTGTGATAGAGGCTGTGTCATTAAACCCTGAAAGTGAAAAGCCATCCTGCAATGTAAATCCGACTAGCATCTGTGACACTGAACATGCTTTAGGAAACGCAAAGGCAGATCTGTCAGAGACCATTACAGAGATGGATGTAGACGCGAGCCCTGATGATGTTACTGGTGCTGAAACAAACACTTGTGATGATGGAGAGCTGCACAGAGGAAGTGATATGACTGCAGTCTCTGAGGAAGCAGGAGGTGTACAGCTAATTACAACCTCCTCTATTTCCCCAACAGTCACTGACTCTGTGAGAGACAGTGATGCTCCAAATCCAAATGCAGAAAAAGGCTTGGAAATGGGGAAAAGCCTCCAAGACTTTAGTGGTTTGGGACACGACAGCGAAGACTCAGCAGTCCCAAAGCATCTGCAGAATAAAGAGTGCGTCAGCGAGGACACAGACCTGCCTGAGGATAACCCTAGTTCATCAGGCAGCAGTGACGGCATCAGTAGGGTCTCTAATGAAAATACTGCAGAGAGGCTCGACAGTGATTCATCCATGAAACCTCTCAGGGAGGAAGATGGGCATCAAGTACAAGGAACTGAAGGAGCTGATGTAAAAGATTCTCCTTCCGGGTCAGATGGTGATAACAGACCTCTGTCTCCATGCAAGTCTTCACCGTCAAAGATGGAAGATGGCGAGTCCCACGCTGACCAGGAATCTGATCAAGCAATCGCTGAAACGCCTTCAAAAACGGAAGCTGATATAGAGACATTGAACAGTGAAATTCTAGCCCACCATGTGCCATCCCCctctgacaaagacaaagagacaaagactgtTAACTGTGaatcactgaacaaaaataCGCATTCTGTCTGCAGGCAGTTGAGTCCTACATGTCTGCTTCCCAGTGTAAAATTGCACACCGTGGAAACTCGCCCAAGCCCAGTAAAACTGAACATCAATGGTAACTCTGGGTTTGTTTCAACCGACAAAAGAACTCTACAGCCTGTGCTGAATGCAGAGGAAGGAGGCGTCATTGAAAACACTACTGTAAAAGACTTGCCTCAGAACAGCTTAGATGCAAACAACCATAAAGTAAGCAAATGTAAACTGGGCACTGTTAGTCCCAGTACATCATCACAGCAGAGTGATGTTGCCACAGATGGACGAAATAAACGTTTGGAAACATCTAGTCCAAGTCCACGTAAGATCAGGGAGGAAGAGCCGAGCCCAACGGCAGATTCAGCGACAGCTCAGCCACCACACGGCATTGGCCACGTTCTTTCAGAAATGGGCCCACCACTTCCTCGTCTCCTTACCCCTCTGAGCACACCTCCGAAGGTCGGCAAATCAATAAATCCAAGGCAGGCTATTGGGAAACTCTCGTTTCCTTCGCCCATGGAGAGGCTGGCGTCCCCTACCACTCCAGTCCAGGCTCACTTGACACCAAACAGTCGACATCTGAGGTCAACGTCTCTGAACAGTCCGCTCCCTCCCTCATCACCCCTTCAGTTTGGCTCTGCCACTCCAAAGCATGCCGTGCCAGTCCCGGGTCGCCTGCCTGTGACAGCGATGAATTCTTCCCCGTCGTCATCCTCCAGTCCATCTCAGGAAAACTCCATGAGGATTCTCGACACCATGTACCCAGAGCTCTCCGCTCACGCCCGAACTCTGAACATTCTCAGGGGGAATGTCGGTCTCGGCATCTGTTCGCCTGAGAGCAGAACATTACCCACGACAGTAGTCAGTCAGATGTCAGGCTTTAAATCCATTAACTCCTCTTCAACGGCCTTCACCAAGACTGAGACgaggggaggaaagagacaGTCCATCGGTCCGCCACAGCctaaaagcagcaaatgtctCCGGTTAGATGACTGCTCTCCCGCTTTCAGTCGTGAGCAGGtgccctcctcctcatcacacagaggagaggagaccacAACGCCGCCGTCTCCGAGGCTCACGCCGCAAACGATGGAGGCACCCTCTCCGTCCATGGAAGTCAGAgaacctgcagagaaaaatgcagtggtgaacattttaaagaaaatcgAACACCAGCATTTCGATCTTTTGCCCGTGATCCAGAGCCACATGTATGTCGGCAACCTGCCCAAAAAGCCCGTCTTGAGAGGCGAGGAGAAGGAGGTCATCGATGAGATTTTGCGAAGCACTGTG CTAAAGGAGGATGATATGATTTTCGCCATCCTGAACAAACTGAAAGCAGAGAACAGAGACCTCAGCCCAAACTACACGCAGGCCCTCTGCAGAGTCTACACAGCTATTTGTAGACAGAGGAGAGACTGGGAGAAGGCTCACATCCTCGCCTACAGCATTCTCGCAGAAg ATTTCCCAGACTGCGCGAAGCTGATTTTGTTCATGGTGACAACATGGCCCAGTGTTCTCTCACACCGTAGTTCTCTGTGCCAGGCAATACATGCTGTCACCAAACTGAAAGCGACAGAAGACCTCCGCCGCTGCCTTTCAGCATTCCTTGGTTGGGAGaag AGTCCTCCCTGTGACATTGACGAGCTGATCTCCAGAACGCTGTCTGATGTCCGGTCAGGGCCAAGCCTGTCTTTCACTAAACACGGCCGGCTTGGAAACGACCTGGGCACCGAGGCTTGGGAACATGTCTTCACCCTGCACCTCCTTTGTACGCACAAAAAGTGGAAGTGGACCTATAACAATGTTTTGAG CAATGAGTTGTGGCCTTTGATGAACACATGGGTGACGCAGCCCAGAGATCAACAAGCACCCGTCTCTGATGTAACCGTTGCCACTGTGCTGCGACTCATAG gACGCCTTGGTCAGTTGGGAATCAAGGAGAGGTGTGTTTCCTCCGTGGTAACTGTCGCCAATGTCATCAACACGTTTGGCAGGCATGGACAAGCAGAAG GCGTGCCATGGGAGGTCCAGTTGGCAGCCATCTACTGCATTTACGAACTGTCTCCTTGCAACCCCAAGCAAGCCATGGACGCCCTCGCAGGGTGGAGAGGGGACACATCTCAGCGCGTCCCTCCTGCTGTTACCAGCTGCATTAACCAGTTAGCCTCAGTCTGCAGACAGGTCCGGAGCTGA